The DNA window gtcatctgaaaatgtcACGGTGGCTGTCCCTTGGAAGCTTTCAGGGAGACCCCCGTGCTGTTCCTTGGGTTTCAGATTGTTCGTTATCTCTTGTCACCCAGAGAGGGGTGGACGATGGGGGTGGCTCTGCCATATTGGCTGAACCACACAAGGTCTCCCACTCTGATGCCTTGGGGCCTGTGTCCTCTGGAGGGTACGCGATAGGCCTGGAATCTTTGTGTAAAATCTCCTGGGTTGCTTTTGTTTTGACTGgtttagattaaaattttttaagcgtttattttatatttgagagagagagagagagacagacagagtgtgagcaggggaggggcagaggagagccagagacagaatctgaagcagcctccaggctctgagctgtcagcacagagcccgacgcggggctcgaactcacggaccgcgagatcacgacctgagccgaagcgggTCGCTtggctgactcagccacccaggtgcgccccttgactgatttagatttttaaaaacttaaaaaccgttatttcttatttttattgtggtaaaaatacTGCATAACACAAATTTCCTGTCCTAGCCATTTGTAAGCGTGCCATTCAGTAGTGTTATATACTTTCTCACTGTTGGACAACCAACCCCCAGAGCTTCAGCATCTTGCAAAACCGAAACTCTGTAGGTACCCGTTAAACAACagctccccattccctcctcccccagccgctggcaaccatcattctactttctgtttctgtgaatttgactgctTTTAGGTACCGCATGTAAGGAGAATCAGacgtatttttctttttgtgactggcttactcTTCACATActgtcctcaaggtttatcccTGCTGTTGCTGTGGCTTGTGTCTGCATCTTGCtaatttttaaggctgaatattccattctatgtacATACCCACGTAAAAAATACTCCACTTAAAATGTATTGACTTTCTGGGTAAGGTACGGGAATTGCGCAAAGCTTAGGCGATGTGGTTATGAATTCCTTGCCTATTTGTCACtgcttctaatttattttaagagttcAGAAATGTTCATCGTCGCCGGATTGAAAGTGTGTGGGAAATGTGGCCGTGTTGTTTATATGAGTATGCCACAGTATAGGTCTGCTGGCCATCCCAAGGGCAACTGGTTTTGTGGAATTTGAGACGAAAGAATGAGCAGCAAACGCTATTGAGGTAGGTCCAGACCCATTGCTGTTGCTCACAATGGCGGCActtcctttttcaatttcttttttttttaaattttttttttttttcaacgttttttatttatttttgggacagagagagacagagcatgaacgggggaggggcagagagagagggagacacagaatcggaaacaggctccaggctccgagccgtcagcccagagcccgacgcggggctcgaactcacggaccgcgagatcgtgacctggctgaagtcggccgcttaaccgactgtgccacccaggcgcccccctttttcaATTTCTGAGCAAGTACATCCACATTTAAGTGGCGGGGAGCCCAGTCTGGGAGAAGCTCGAAACTGTGAACATCGTTTAACCTTTCGGAGGGGCGTTTTTCTTAGCCCTCCTGGATCCGTTTCCAGAGTCCTGTTCTCTCGAAGGCTCATACcacattctgtttttcccttcgTTCCTTGAGGGACACTggagttgtttccacctcttgccTATTGTGAGTAATTCTGCTGTGGACGAGGGTGtacagatatttctttgagaccctgcttttacttattttggatAGCTATCCAGAAGTGGGATCGCCGACCAATATGGCGGTTCCatctttgattttttgaggaagcacCACACCGTCTTCCGTAGCAGCTGCCGCACTGTCCATTCTCACCAGCCGTGCACAAGGGTTCCAgcttctccacatgctcaccaacacttgttgttttcgGCTTTGgggtttttggtttggttttggttttgttggcaGCCGTCCTTgtgggtatgaggtggtatctcatggtgattttgatttgcatctccctaacGATGAGTGCTGTGGGACAACTTTTCATACGCTTATTGGTCTTTTATATATCGTTTTTTTGGGGAGATGTCGATTCCAGTCCTTTGCCCCTTTATtaattggtttttgttgttgttgtgttgttgaaATCGCCTGATTTTAAAACCTTGGTCACCAatgaatatgcttttttttttaaattttttatttttttaaacgtttttatttatttttgagacagagagaagacagagcatgagcaggggaggggcagagagaaagggagacacagaatctgaaacaggctccaggctctgagctgtcagcacagagcccgacgtggggctcgaacccacggactgtgagatcatgacctgagctgaagtcagacgctcgaccgactgagccacccacacgcccctgaatatgcttttttaaaatcgCTGCGTGAGCCAATCAGGAGTCTCTGCTGCTTTGGCTTCCGTGTCCCCCACGCCCCCGGTTCTGGGAAGGGCCCTTTCAAGGAGGCTGTGCTCCTGACTTTGATAACTGggctgcttgctctctctccgtTATCTGTGGGTTTTCCCTTTCATACTCACTCCTTTAGGCCAGGAACTATTATATTTTTTGGTGTTTCAGGAAGAGGTGCTTAGCACCTGGTTGTAAATAAGTGGGCCCTGTGGTCTCTGAGGGTTTGACACCTGCAGGCACCACAGGGAGGGCTGCCTGCTATGATCGTGACATTGAACTCCCAGATGGAGCAGGTGTGGAGCCCACAGCCCACAGGCTGCTGGGTCTGAAGCCCAAAACTTGAGTGGAGCCCAGCGAGGCAGAAACCTTTAAGACTGGCCACAAATGAATTCTCCTTAGGGATTATGATTATGGTAGCTTCAGTACATTAAAACAACCTTGATTAGCTCTCATGACATTAACTCATAGGAGATGCTCTTAAAAACTAAGCTagcttggggcacccgggtggctcagttggttaagcgtcctactcttgatttcaactcaggtcatggtctcacggtttcttgagtttgagccctgcatcgggcttggcACCGAATCTCCttggcgtggaacctgcttcggattctctgtctccctctctctgcccctcccctgctcatgctctgtctctctcaaagataaacatcaaaaaaaaaaaaaaaaaaattaaaacaaaatgaagctaGCTCTTCAGTGGCCCAGTAGACTTTCTGCGAGTCCTGAAGCCCTTTCCACTCAAGCTTCCAGCCCGGAAAGGTGAAGGAATTCTGCGGCTTGGGTCCAAAGGCCCCTGTGCCTCCTGGAAAGGGGGGCGGAGAGGTGCCGGCTGAGCTCACCTTGTCCTCCAGGGAATGGAATGTTTGGAGTCTGTGTTTGCCTTCTGCTTCTCCATACGTGACCCGCTGAGGGTGTCCAGAGGCCACACTGGGGCCAGAGACCCGGGATCAGTCCTGACATTGACACAAGCCACGCTTCCTGGGTCTCATTTGTCTTCCTAAATAACCTCCAAGATTCCTTTtagattaagaaaagaaaaaacaaaaaaacctgtttgCACATCTTTGGGAgattatttttagattaaaaaaaatctgcgcACGTGTTTAGATAGTGAATCATTTCGCTGCACATAATTCACCTTTTTCTTAGTGGGTTGGGGATGTCAGCATGAGTCATGGCTGTGGTGTGTGTTGTAGGGCAGTGATATGTGGGGGATCTGTTGGGTTTTGGtcacttctgttttaaaattttttaatgtttatttactcttgagagagagagagggaaagaacatgTGCGCGTGTgagcgcgggggtggggggggggaggttagagagagagggagacagaatcgcaagccggctccaggctccgagctgtcagcacagagcccgatgcggagctcgaacccttgaactgagaaatcgcgacctgagctgaagtcagacgcttaaccgactgagccacccaggcgccccagtcacttCTGTTTTAAACGTGCTTAGGTGGTCATGCTTTTTCAGTGTCAGGGCCTGCTTTTCGTAGACGTCCGTTCCTTGCTGTCCACCTAGCAGATGTCACTGCTTCTGACCATTGGTGTTTTTAAGTGAACACCCTAATCCTTTCTTCTGATTCGCCGTCTCGTGTCTGGTGAGGCGGAAGATCCACGACATCTGTAAGGATTGTGCGTAACCTAAGAGTAAATGGGCCCTAAGCGAGGGCGGAGGGGGCTCTGCTGGGGACAGAGCCCAGTCAGTTCTCAGCTGTCTCACTCCGGCCCGGGTGTCAGCGGTGAGCGAGCCTTCTGATGGTCGAGGCCTGGCTGTAGGTTTTGCACCTGTCTTGTTGCCCTCCCTACTCTGCAGGGGCTGTTTCTTCCCAGGCTGTGGGTACCTCCGTGCTACAGGCTAAGGTTCAACAAGTCTCGCTCAAGGTAGCCTGCACTGATTTAATTGGATGGGTCattttcttgagttttctttGGAATTCACTTCCCAGACTGTTGGTTTTCCTCATGAGTCAGACTTTCCTTGAAGAGCCTCCCCCGCCCGGCTCCTGTCCTCCTCCACTGTCGCTTTGGACCTTTGATGCTCCTCCGGCAGGACTGGCCAGCCTGCCAGCTTGGATCCAGGGTTCGGAGTTCCATTCTGGGTGCCCTAAGCCTCTGCTTGCCGCTGAGAAAGTGTGAATCCTGGTAGCTCTATTGTCCTCAAGCTGTGTCACCTTTGGCAGGAAGCTGGCAaactctccgagcctcagttgcaccacattaaaaaaaaaaattttaatgtttatttatttttgagagacagagaccagaacacaagcaggggaggggcagagagggagagggagacacagaatctgaagcaggctccaggctctgaactgtcggtgcagagcccgacacggggctccaacccacgagccgcgagatcgtgatctgagccaaagtcagacgctgaacagacagagccacccaggcgcacctaaaGTGGAGATAGCCATATTCCCTTTGGGAGTGGTTTGAGGATGAAAAGGAATCACGCAAAGGGGGTAGGGGACCACGTCAGGCACAGAGGAGGTGCGAGTACAGTTTCCGTCCCCACTTAGATTTAGTCGGGCTCTTGTAACAAGGTTAGGAGGAAACTCACAGAATCGCTGGGGTTGGGCCACAGCGTCTGCCCTCGGAACTGGGTGGCGACAGCCTGTAGGCattccctcccctacttgctcccGGACAGGTGGCCCTGCTTGGCTCTGGACCTCTGGCTCTTGGGCTCCTCTGCCTTCAGATTCAGGCCACCATCTTTCAGTCCTAGCTGGCCCTCCTCAGTGGGGGGtccgggtcccccccccccccccccccgcccaggcggCCCGGCCCGGGAGCTGGTCCTGCCGAGGGGGAGTGAGTGTGGGTAACCGAGCCCTGGCTGACACTGCTCTCCTGGGTAAAGGGCAGATCCCgcgggggaggagaggagctCGCCCAgaacaccccccctcccccagaggtaTGATGCGCCGTGTTGCCCGGTTCTAGATGCCGACAAGAGGATCAAGGTGGCGAAGCCGGTGGTGGAGATGGACGGCGATGAGATGACCCGGATCATCTGGCAGTTCATCAAGGAGAAGGTAGTTCCCTCCCAAAGTGGGCGTTCAGCCCCCCGCGCAGGCCCCCTCGTGCCCCTGAGTCACAGTCATCTGGGCTGATGCCTTGCCCTGGTCATCTGTTTCTAGCTCATCCTGCCGCACGTGGATGTCCAGCTCAAGTATTTCGACCTGGGGCTCCCAAACCGTGACCAGACCAACGACCAGGTCACCGTAGATTCCGCACTGGCCACCCAGAAGTACAGTGTGGCTGTGAAGTGCGCCACCATCACCCCCGATGAGGCCCGTGTGGAAGGTGTGAGGGTGCGGAGGCAGGTGGGCTGGGGGCGTGGGGGCCGCGACACGAACCCCGTCTCCCTGCGACTTCGCGGGAGGCGTTGGGGCCGTGGGGTTTCCTACAGAGGAGGCCGGGAGGGCTGGTGAGGGGCTGGCACCCACGTGGGGTGCGACAGAGCGGAATCCAGGCCCGTGGCGTTGCTGCTGTGCCGCGCGGCTCTGGCCAGCACCAGTAGGTGTCGTGGGCCACAGACACGTTGCTGAAGCCGTCAGAGGAAGGGCAGCCTCCTCGGGCGCCCCTCTCGCCTCCTGGACTGTCCTGCAGGCAGGTTTACAGAGACACCTCGGGGCCACCTCTGGCCAGCGGAGTGCCGCGTGTCAGCTTGTATCTTTCAGAGCTGCAGCGGGCTCTAGGGAGCGTCGCTAGTGTCTTGCCGCTGTCTTGGCCTTGCGggtctgtcccctgccccctgcgGCCGCGGAGGGGTCTCAGAGAGGTGCGCTCACCAGGCTTGGACCGGCTGCCGGTCCCTGCTTCTGGGGAGCACTTTTGAGGGTTTCCCGAAACAATGGCACCAGTACGTGGATAAAGGGGCCACGTTTGGAAAATTCGAGAAAGGGTCGTTCAGGGGTGTGCagagctctttctctctgcctgcgtCCTACGGCACGAGGGAGCTGGAAGGAAGCATTCGAAGCACCTTTCCAAACACTCCAGACCTTCTTCCGTCTTTCGGGTTTGTACCTGACCCTAGGGCATTGGGATCATTTAAGGGCTAAGCTCTTCTTTGTggggtttcttttcatttctcctgaacCCTGGGATTTCTTTACCCctattttatggagaaggaagTAGAGAGCCAACAGTCCCGGTAACGTGGGCTGGACTCCACGGTTCGTGGCAGTACTGAGGCCTGCCCTCTGGTCTTCTGGCCTCTGTCCAGCGAGACGCCATACTGCCAGAGTTCATCAGACCGAGCTATGTCCACGCGTGACGCGGGAAAAATACACTAGCTGAAGGAGCCccgatgtgccaggcactgttctaggcactttaCATAGAGGTTTATTTAATCCTGACAGCAACCCAAGATGCTAGGTATTTTTATCGGTAATTTCATTTTATAGCTCAGGTTAACTCACTGGCATAAAACTCACAGTTGCAGGTGGTGGAGCTGGACCTTGGACCCAAGAAACCTGATCccagaggggcgcccgggtggctcagtcggttgagtgtccgactttggctcaggtcgtgatctcacagttacgggttcgagccctgcgtcgggctctgtgctgacggcctggagcctggagcctgctaaggattctgtgtctccctctctgtctgcccctcccctgctctcactctgtctgtctttctctcaaaaagaaataaacattaaaaaaaaaaaaaaaaaaagaaagaagtatggTCCCAGAGCCCACATACTTCTATTTTAGACCTTCCCCAGGGTGATTTTTAGGGCTCCCATCTGGCTGCGTTCTTGCTTAGGGTTCAGATTTTGGTTGGAAGGCGGGGGCTGCAGTGGGGTCCCTTCACCTCTGTCCTCCTAGAATTCAAGCTGAAGAAGATGTGGAAGAGTCCCAATGGAACCATCCGAAACATCCTGGGGGGGACCGTCTTCCGGGAACCCATCATCTGCAGAAACATCCCACGCCTCGTCCCCGGCTGGACCAAGCCCATCACCATTGGCAGGCACGCCCATGGCGACCAGGTTGGCCACGGCCGGAGGCGGGACTTGGCTCTTCCTGGCCTGGGCCCCTCCTCCTGGGCCTGAACCCCTGGCCCGAGCCGTGCTCTTGTCTCTGCAGTACAAGGCCACAGACTTTGTGGTCGACCGGGCCGGCACGTTCAAGATCGTCTTCTCCCCGAAGGATGGCAGTGGCGCTAGGGAGTGGGAAGTGTTCAATTTCCCTGCCGGCGGCGTGGGGATGGGCATGTACAACACGGATGAGGTGAGGCCCTGGCGGGTGGCTCCTgcgttccctcctccctctggggcCGCTTCGGGTTGGTGATGCTCACTACTCCCGCGTCAGTGGCTTGAGGAAGGTCCGAGGCCCGTGAGCCAATGCATCTTGGCTGTGTTTCGGGGGGACCGGTGCATCTTGGCTATGTTTCGGGGGGACCTGCTGTGGACCTGGTGTGGAGTGAGGCTGGAAGACAGACCCCCGCTTAGCCAGGTGCCCCCGCACCCACTCCCTGACACACCTCTGGGGGCGTGTTAGTTGTCTGGACTCTCGGCTTAAGCAAGCCGGATAAGCAGTCTTTTCCCCTTCCCCGTCTCTTGGCTTTCGTTCCTTCTGCGGTTGGCCTCATTCTCAGGCTGTGACCAGTGACCACCGGCAGCTCCCGGCTTACCCCTGCCGACTTGGTTACCCTGTCAGAAAAGAGCCTCTTTTGCTCCTGGTTCCAGTGAAAGTTCCAGGCCTGGCTCACATGACCCTCTCTGAGCCAGTCACGGAGGGCTCAGAGAGGATAGGCTGGGACGCGCCGGCAACTCTAGAGACGGGCAGGTGGGCTGCGGGAGTTAGCTTTACCCCAGCCGCACGGCCTAAGACCtggggagcccagggagggctGGTAGCCCGCGGGCCGGCCGGGCCCCACGCCAGGGACCTCTCTCCCCCCGCAGTCCATCTCGGGTTTTGCGCACAGCTGCTTCCAGTACGCCATCCAGAAGAAGTGGCCGCTGTACATGAGCACCAAGAACACCATCCTGAAAGCCTACGACGGGCGCTTCAAGGACATCTTCC is part of the Neofelis nebulosa isolate mNeoNeb1 chromosome 7, mNeoNeb1.pri, whole genome shotgun sequence genome and encodes:
- the IDH2 gene encoding isocitrate dehydrogenase [NADP], mitochondrial isoform X1, which gives rise to MAGYLRVVRSLCRASGSGPAWAPAAPTGPNLQEQPRRHYADKRIKVAKPVVEMDGDEMTRIIWQFIKEKLILPHVDVQLKYFDLGLPNRDQTNDQVTVDSALATQKYSVAVKCATITPDEARVEEFKLKKMWKSPNGTIRNILGGTVFREPIICRNIPRLVPGWTKPITIGRHAHGDQYKATDFVVDRAGTFKIVFSPKDGSGAREWEVFNFPAGGVGMGMYNTDESISGFAHSCFQYAIQKKWPLYMSTKNTILKAYDGRFKDIFQEIFDKHYKTDFDKNKIWYEHRLIDDMVAQVLKSSGGFVWACKNYDGDVQSDILAQGFGSLGLMTSVLVCPDGKTIEAEAAHGTVTRHYREHQKGRPTSTNPIASIFAWTRGLEHRGKLDGNQDLIRFAQTLEKVCVQTVESGAMTKDLAGCIHGLSNVKLNEHFLNTSDFLDTIKNNLDKALGQ